The Apium graveolens cultivar Ventura chromosome 11, ASM990537v1, whole genome shotgun sequence genome has a window encoding:
- the LOC141695544 gene encoding uncharacterized protein LOC141695544 → MSSTYETPFILAYGTNALFPVEVGMCYYRTEVFSNESNVVGLRANIDLLEEEREAAHQRNLKYQLQAAQYCDSGGKKRNFFIGDLVLRELATSMPTNQGKLRSNWEDPYSVAEVIRLGIYKLKIMPGEPIKNTWHTSTLRTFF, encoded by the coding sequence ATGTCGTCCACATACGAGACACCTTTCATTCTAGCCTATGGAACAAACGCTCTTTTTCCAGTTGAAGTAGGCATGTGCTACTATCGAACTGAAGTTTTTAGCAATGAAAGCAACGTGGTAGGCCTAAGAGCCAACATAGACCTCCTAGAAGAAGAAAGGGAAGCGGCCCACCAGAGAAATCTCAAGTACCAACTTCAGGCGGCCCAATACTGTGATTCAGGCGGGAAAAAGCGTAATTTTTTCATCGGTGACCTAGTATTGAGGGAGCTAGCTACATCAATGCCTACTAATCAAGGAAAGCTTCGGTCTAATTGGGAGGATCCTTACTCAGTGGCCGAAGTGATCAGGTTAGGAATATACAAACTGAAAATCATGCCAGGAGAGCCTATCAAAAACACTTGGCATACTTCTACGCTCCGAACGTTTTTCTAG